A window of the Bacteroides thetaiotaomicron VPI-5482 genome harbors these coding sequences:
- a CDS encoding amino acid-binding protein — protein sequence MVAKQLSIFLENKSGRLTEVTEVLAKENINLSALCIAENADFGILRGIVSDPDKAYKALKDNHFAVNITDVVGISCPNVPGALAKVLGFLSAEGVFIEYMYSFANNNVANVVIRPSNMDKCIEVLKEKKVDLLAASDLYKL from the coding sequence ATGGTAGCAAAACAACTTTCTATCTTTTTGGAAAACAAGTCCGGCCGTTTGACGGAAGTGACTGAAGTGCTGGCAAAAGAGAACATCAATCTTTCTGCCTTGTGCATCGCTGAAAATGCTGATTTTGGCATTTTGCGTGGAATTGTATCCGATCCGGATAAAGCATATAAAGCATTGAAAGATAATCATTTTGCCGTGAATATAACAGATGTGGTCGGCATTAGCTGTCCGAATGTGCCGGGAGCTCTGGCAAAAGTGCTGGGATTCTTGTCGGCAGAAGGGGTCTTTATTGAGTATATGTATTCGTTTGCCAATAATAACGTGGCAAACGTTGTGATTCGTCCTAGTAATATGGATAAATGTATTGAAGTACTGAAAGAAAAGAAAGTCGACCTGTTGGCGGCAAGTGATTTGTACAAGCTGTAA
- a CDS encoding peptide MFS transporter, producing MFDKHPKGLIAAALANLGERFGFYTMMAILVLFLQAKFGMNGKEAGFIYSTFYFSIYILALVGGIIADKTRNYKGTIFTGIVLMAVGYLLLAIPSKTPVDNKTFYLVITCASLFVIAFGNGLFKGNLQALVGQMYDNPQYASMRDSGFSLFYMFINIGAIFAPFAAVGVRNWWLSTFGYNYDADLPALCHGHLAGTLSPEATETYHTLVEKASNAPVQDYTAFASDYLNVFTTGFHYAFGVAIIAMVISLTIYLLNKRNFPDPSKRAVASSASSATVEMSIQEVKQRMYALFAVFGVVIFFWFSFHQNGLTLTYFAKEYTDLNLFGMPISAELFQSLNPFFVVFLTPVIMAIFASQRRRGKEPSTPKKIAIGMGIAALAFIVMAVGSYFANLPLHKDIIAVGTSPVKVTPFLLMLTYLILTVAELYISPLGISFVSKVAPPKYQGIMQGGWLGATALGNQLLVIGAILYESIPIWMTWTVFVVACTISMFTMIFMLKWLERVAK from the coding sequence ATGTTTGACAAACACCCTAAAGGACTGATAGCAGCCGCTTTAGCCAATCTAGGTGAACGCTTTGGCTTCTATACAATGATGGCGATCCTCGTGCTTTTCTTGCAAGCTAAGTTTGGAATGAATGGAAAAGAAGCGGGATTTATTTATTCAACTTTCTATTTTTCCATTTACATTCTTGCTTTGGTTGGAGGTATTATCGCCGATAAGACACGAAACTACAAAGGAACTATTTTCACGGGAATTGTGCTGATGGCAGTGGGATACTTGTTGTTGGCTATTCCATCCAAGACTCCGGTAGACAATAAGACCTTTTATCTGGTCATTACTTGCGCCAGCTTGTTTGTGATTGCATTTGGTAATGGATTATTTAAAGGAAATCTGCAAGCTCTGGTAGGGCAGATGTACGATAATCCTCAATATGCCAGCATGCGTGACTCCGGTTTCTCCTTGTTTTATATGTTCATTAATATCGGTGCAATCTTTGCTCCGTTTGCAGCAGTAGGTGTACGTAACTGGTGGTTGTCTACTTTCGGTTATAATTACGATGCTGATCTTCCTGCATTATGTCACGGTCATTTGGCTGGTACTTTGTCGCCCGAAGCTACTGAAACTTATCATACGTTGGTAGAGAAAGCTTCCAACGCTCCGGTACAGGATTATACAGCTTTTGCATCCGATTACCTGAACGTCTTTACTACAGGTTTCCATTATGCATTTGGAGTAGCTATCATTGCTATGGTCATTTCTTTGACTATCTATTTGCTGAATAAGAGAAACTTCCCCGATCCCAGCAAGAGAGCCGTTGCGTCTTCAGCATCTTCGGCTACTGTAGAAATGAGTATTCAAGAAGTGAAACAACGTATGTATGCCCTGTTCGCAGTGTTCGGAGTTGTTATCTTCTTCTGGTTCTCTTTCCATCAGAATGGTTTGACTTTGACGTACTTTGCAAAGGAATATACTGACCTTAACTTGTTTGGTATGCCTATTTCCGCAGAGCTGTTCCAGTCGTTGAATCCGTTCTTTGTTGTTTTCCTGACTCCTGTGATTATGGCAATCTTTGCCAGCCAGCGCAGACGTGGAAAAGAGCCTTCTACTCCTAAGAAGATTGCAATTGGTATGGGTATTGCCGCATTGGCCTTTATCGTAATGGCTGTCGGTTCTTATTTTGCCAATCTGCCTTTGCACAAGGACATTATCGCTGTAGGAACTTCACCGGTGAAAGTGACTCCGTTCTTGTTGATGCTGACTTATCTGATTTTGACGGTAGCTGAATTGTATATTTCTCCGTTAGGAATTTCATTTGTGTCTAAAGTAGCTCCTCCGAAATACCAGGGTATTATGCAGGGAGGCTGGTTAGGTGCAACTGCACTTGGCAATCAGCTGTTGGTGATCGGTGCTATTTTGTATGAATCCATTCCTATCTGGATGACATGGACAGTATTTGTGGTAGCTTGTACTATTTCAATGTTTACCATGATCTTCATGCTGAAATGGCTGGAACGCGTAGCGAAATAA
- the ybaK gene encoding Cys-tRNA(Pro) deacylase: MKINKTNAARLLDKAKIAYELIPYEVDENDLSAIHVAASLGENIEQVFKTLVLHGDKSGYFVCVIPGEHEVDLKLAAKASGNKKCDLIPVKELLPLTGYIRGGCSPIGMKKHFPTYIHETCRQFPYIYVSAGVRGLQIKLAPGDLIRESRAEICRLFEE, encoded by the coding sequence ATGAAAATCAATAAAACGAATGCGGCGCGTCTGCTGGATAAAGCTAAAATAGCTTATGAACTGATTCCTTATGAAGTTGACGAAAACGATCTGAGTGCCATTCATGTAGCTGCCAGCTTAGGCGAGAATATAGAACAGGTATTTAAGACACTGGTTCTTCACGGTGACAAAAGCGGTTATTTTGTTTGCGTCATTCCGGGTGAGCACGAAGTCGATCTGAAGCTGGCAGCAAAGGCTTCCGGCAATAAAAAGTGTGATCTGATACCGGTGAAAGAACTTCTTCCGCTGACGGGATATATCCGGGGCGGCTGTTCGCCTATTGGCATGAAGAAACATTTTCCTACTTATATTCATGAAACCTGCCGGCAATTTCCGTATATTTATGTAAGTGCCGGTGTACGGGGGCTGCAGATAAAGCTTGCGCCGGGTGATTTAATCCGCGAATCGAGGGCAGAAATTTGCCGTTTATTTGAGGAATAA
- a CDS encoding phenylacetate--CoA ligase family protein, giving the protein MIWNETIECMDRESLRKIQSIRLKKIVDYVYHNTPFYRKKMQEMGITPDDINTIDDIVKLPFTTKHDLRDNYPFGLCAVPMSQIVRIHASSGTTGKPTVVGYTRKDLSSWAECISRAFTAYGAGRSDIFQVSYGYGLFTGGLGAHAGAENIGASVIPMSSGNTEKQITLMHDFGSTVLCCTPSYALYLADAIKDSGYPREEFQLKVGALGAEPWTENMRHEIEEKLGIKAYDIYGLSEIAGPGVGYECECQHGTHLNEDHYFPEIIDPNTLQPVEPGQTGELVFTHLTKEGMPLLRYRTRDLTALHYDKCSCGRTLVRMDRILGRSDDMLIIRGVNVFPTQIESVILEMEEFEPHYLLIVGRENNTDTMELQVEVRPDFYSDEINRMLALKKKLASRLQSVLGLGVNVKLVEPRSIERSVGKAKRVIDNRKI; this is encoded by the coding sequence ATGATTTGGAATGAGACCATTGAGTGTATGGACCGCGAAAGTCTTCGCAAGATTCAAAGCATACGACTCAAGAAAATTGTGGATTACGTTTATCACAACACGCCTTTTTACCGGAAGAAAATGCAGGAAATGGGTATCACCCCCGATGATATCAATACGATTGATGATATCGTGAAACTGCCGTTTACCACGAAACATGATTTAAGAGATAATTATCCTTTCGGACTTTGTGCCGTGCCGATGAGCCAGATCGTGCGTATTCATGCCTCTTCCGGAACGACCGGAAAGCCGACGGTAGTGGGATATACCCGCAAAGACCTTTCTTCGTGGGCAGAATGTATATCGCGTGCTTTTACTGCTTATGGAGCAGGACGCTCAGATATATTTCAGGTTTCCTATGGTTACGGACTTTTTACGGGTGGCCTGGGAGCACACGCCGGAGCTGAGAATATTGGTGCTTCTGTGATTCCGATGTCCAGTGGTAATACAGAAAAGCAGATTACATTGATGCATGATTTTGGATCAACGGTTCTTTGCTGTACTCCTTCGTATGCACTTTATCTGGCGGATGCCATTAAAGATTCCGGCTATCCGCGGGAGGAATTCCAACTGAAAGTGGGAGCCTTGGGTGCGGAGCCCTGGACGGAGAATATGCGTCATGAAATCGAAGAAAAACTCGGTATTAAAGCATATGATATCTACGGACTGAGTGAAATTGCCGGACCGGGTGTAGGTTACGAATGTGAATGTCAGCATGGTACGCACTTGAATGAGGATCATTATTTCCCGGAAATTATTGATCCGAATACATTGCAGCCGGTAGAACCCGGACAGACGGGCGAGCTGGTATTTACGCACCTGACGAAGGAAGGAATGCCATTGCTTCGTTATCGTACGCGTGACTTGACGGCCTTGCATTATGATAAATGCTCCTGCGGGCGTACATTGGTTCGTATGGACCGTATCCTGGGACGTAGTGACGATATGCTGATTATCCGTGGTGTCAATGTATTCCCGACTCAGATCGAGTCCGTCATTCTTGAGATGGAAGAATTCGAACCACATTATTTGTTGATAGTGGGGCGTGAAAACAATACCGATACGATGGAACTTCAGGTAGAAGTGCGCCCGGATTTCTATTCGGATGAGATTAACCGTATGCTAGCGTTGAAGAAGAAACTGGCAAGCCGTCTCCAAAGCGTACTTGGACTGGGAGTCAATGTGAAACTGGTAGAACCGCGTAGCATTGAACGCAGCGTGGGCAAAGCTAAACGAGTGATTGATAACAGAAAAATTTAA
- a CDS encoding porin family protein, which produces MTKIKSLLIAASLMMGLALPATAQIGEPRQNFSVGFNGGVNLNSASFTPKIKQNSLMGITGGLTARYISEKYFAMICGAQVELNISQRGWDELFEVPGENGEPVEDPTRKYTRKMTYLDIPFLAHLAFGNEKGLQFFINAGPQIGLLIGESESMENIDMNALTDTQKAVYGDKIQNKFDYGIAGGGGIEFRTKKAGSFLLEGRYYFALSDFYSTTKKDYFSRAAHGTITVKLTYLFDLKK; this is translated from the coding sequence ATGACAAAGATAAAATCACTTCTGATTGCCGCTTCCCTGATGATGGGACTTGCACTTCCTGCCACCGCACAGATCGGCGAACCACGCCAGAACTTTTCTGTCGGATTTAATGGAGGAGTCAACTTAAACAGCGCTTCATTCACTCCTAAAATCAAACAGAACTCATTGATGGGTATTACCGGAGGTTTGACGGCACGCTACATTTCCGAAAAGTATTTTGCCATGATCTGTGGTGCGCAAGTAGAGTTAAATATCTCCCAACGTGGCTGGGATGAATTATTTGAAGTACCGGGGGAGAATGGAGAACCCGTAGAAGATCCTACCCGCAAATACACCCGAAAGATGACCTATCTCGATATTCCCTTCCTCGCCCACTTGGCTTTCGGCAATGAAAAAGGACTACAGTTCTTTATCAATGCAGGTCCTCAGATCGGCCTTCTGATCGGTGAATCTGAAAGCATGGAGAATATAGACATGAATGCCCTGACAGACACTCAAAAAGCTGTTTACGGGGATAAAATCCAAAACAAATTCGATTATGGTATAGCCGGAGGCGGCGGAATAGAATTCAGAACAAAGAAAGCCGGTAGTTTTCTGCTCGAAGGACGCTATTATTTTGCTCTGTCAGACTTTTACAGCACAACGAAGAAAGACTATTTCTCCCGTGCGGCTCATGGCACAATTACAGTGAAGCTTACTTATCTATTCGATTTAAAGAAATAA
- a CDS encoding muramidase family protein, which yields MKPISRIFLFLLFISASYAISYAQENQSYFLHTIEKGQSLYSIAKMYNVTTNDIIRLNPGCDEKIYAGQAIKIPKGKESQKGETFHTIQAGETLYKLTTIYNISAKAICEANPGLSAENFRIGQVILIPLEQEQETETAQAPAEKPAIQGPVQSRCKDMHKVKRKETVFSVSREYGISEQELIAANPELKKGMKKGQYLCIPYPSATTMQPTAPKEDPYAIPPSNNELFRKSKEAPQAISTIKAALLLPFQEDKRMVEYYEGFLMAVDSLKRTGTSIDLYVYDCGKDVSTLNTILAKNEMKNMNVIFGPMHQQQIKPLSTFAEKNDIRLVIPFSSKGEEVFNNPAIYQINTPQSYLYSEVYEHFTRQFPNAHVIFIEPTSEDKEKAEFISGMKQELKSKGMSMKTVNENATKDMLKEALRFDKDNIFIPTSGKNVMLIKILPQLILLVRDTPEQNIHLFGYPEWQTYTRDHLESFFELDTYFYSSFYTNTLFPAAIQFTNNYHKWYSKDLVSKFPSYGMLGFDTGFFFLKGLSRYGSELENNLPKMNLTPIQTGFKFERVNNWGGFINKKVFFIHFTKNFELVKLDFE from the coding sequence ATGAAACCGATAAGCCGAATATTCTTATTTTTGCTTTTTATAAGCGCCTCATACGCTATTAGTTATGCACAAGAGAACCAATCTTATTTCTTGCATACCATCGAAAAAGGACAGAGTTTATACTCCATTGCCAAGATGTATAATGTCACAACAAACGACATCATACGTCTGAATCCCGGATGTGATGAAAAAATTTATGCCGGACAAGCTATAAAAATCCCTAAAGGAAAAGAAAGCCAAAAAGGGGAAACATTCCATACAATTCAAGCCGGAGAAACTTTATACAAACTGACTACCATTTATAATATATCTGCAAAAGCCATTTGTGAAGCCAATCCGGGATTAAGCGCCGAAAACTTCCGTATCGGTCAGGTTATTCTCATTCCGTTGGAACAAGAGCAGGAAACGGAAACTGCACAAGCACCGGCTGAAAAACCCGCTATACAGGGGCCTGTACAATCCAGATGCAAAGATATGCATAAGGTAAAACGCAAAGAAACCGTATTCAGTGTAAGCCGCGAATATGGAATCAGCGAACAGGAATTGATTGCAGCCAATCCCGAACTGAAAAAGGGAATGAAAAAGGGACAATACCTCTGTATCCCCTATCCCAGTGCAACCACCATGCAACCGACGGCTCCCAAAGAGGATCCGTACGCTATCCCACCCAGTAACAATGAGCTTTTCCGCAAGAGTAAAGAAGCCCCTCAAGCAATCTCTACTATCAAAGCGGCCCTGCTATTGCCTTTCCAGGAAGACAAACGTATGGTGGAATACTACGAAGGTTTCCTGATGGCGGTAGACAGCCTGAAACGTACGGGTACTTCTATTGATCTATATGTATATGACTGTGGAAAAGATGTTTCTACATTAAATACTATTCTGGCGAAAAATGAGATGAAGAACATGAATGTCATTTTCGGTCCGATGCACCAGCAACAGATCAAACCTTTATCTACTTTTGCAGAAAAGAATGATATACGACTGGTGATTCCTTTCTCTTCGAAAGGGGAAGAAGTATTTAATAATCCTGCCATCTACCAGATTAATACCCCGCAATCCTATTTATATTCGGAAGTATACGAACACTTTACCCGTCAATTCCCCAATGCCCATGTCATCTTTATTGAACCAACCAGCGAAGATAAAGAAAAAGCCGAGTTTATCAGCGGCATGAAACAAGAGCTGAAGAGCAAGGGAATGTCAATGAAAACCGTCAATGAAAACGCAACCAAGGATATGCTGAAGGAAGCTCTCCGCTTTGACAAAGACAATATTTTCATTCCGACTTCCGGCAAAAATGTCATGTTAATCAAGATTCTTCCTCAACTGATTCTACTGGTCAGAGATACTCCGGAGCAGAATATTCATCTGTTCGGTTATCCCGAATGGCAGACATATACCCGGGATCACCTGGAAAGTTTCTTTGAACTGGATACCTATTTCTATTCATCGTTCTACACAAATACATTGTTTCCGGCTGCCATACAGTTCACCAACAATTATCACAAATGGTATAGCAAGGACTTGGTGAGTAAATTCCCAAGCTACGGAATGCTTGGTTTCGACACAGGCTTCTTCTTCCTGAAAGGCTTGTCACGCTATGGCTCGGAACTGGAAAACAATTTACCGAAAATGAACCTGACTCCGATACAGACAGGCTTCAAATTCGAACGTGTCAACAACTGGGGAGGATTCATTAATAAGAAAGTATTCTTTATCCATTTCACGAAGAATTTTGAATTAGTAAAACTTGACTTCGAATAA
- a CDS encoding DUF4293 domain-containing protein, translating into MIQRIQSFYLLIVTGLLITAMCLPMGYFIDTTGEHPFKALGIDVNGIFQSTWGIFGILMLSALVAFATIFLYKNRMLQIRMSIFNSLLLVGYYIAFIAFYFALKSDANLFRIGWALCLPLVSIVLNVLAIRAIGRDEVMVKAADRLR; encoded by the coding sequence ATGATTCAACGAATTCAAAGTTTTTACTTATTGATTGTAACAGGGTTGCTGATTACAGCAATGTGTTTACCGATGGGATATTTTATTGACACTACAGGAGAACATCCTTTTAAAGCACTGGGGATAGACGTGAATGGAATTTTCCAGTCTACTTGGGGGATATTTGGTATTCTGATGCTGAGCGCTCTGGTAGCTTTTGCGACTATTTTTCTGTATAAGAACCGAATGTTGCAGATTCGTATGTCAATCTTCAATAGCTTGTTGCTGGTGGGCTATTATATTGCCTTCATTGCTTTTTATTTTGCATTGAAGAGCGATGCCAATCTGTTCCGTATTGGTTGGGCGCTTTGCTTACCATTGGTGTCTATCGTTCTGAATGTGCTGGCTATTCGTGCTATCGGACGTGACGAGGTGATGGTAAAGGCTGCAGACAGACTTCGATAA
- a CDS encoding outer membrane protein assembly factor BamD: MKKNIIITLLAAASLTSCGEYNKLLKSTDYEYKYEAAKNYFAKGQYNRSATLLNELITILKGTDKAEESLYMLGMSYYNQKDYQTAAQTFITYFNTYPRGTFTELARFHAGKSLFLDTPEPRLDQSSTYQAIQQLQMFMEYFPNSTKKQEAQDMIFALQDKLVLKELYSAKLYYNLGNYLGNNYESCVITAQNALKDYPYTDYREELSILILRARHEMAIYSVEDKKMDRYRETIDEYYAFKNEFPESKYLKEAEKIFNESQKVIKD; encoded by the coding sequence ATGAAGAAAAATATCATTATAACTTTGCTCGCAGCAGCCTCTCTGACATCGTGTGGAGAGTACAATAAGTTGCTGAAAAGTACCGATTACGAATACAAGTACGAGGCCGCCAAAAACTATTTTGCTAAAGGGCAGTATAACCGCTCAGCTACCTTGCTGAACGAATTGATTACAATCCTTAAGGGAACCGATAAAGCGGAGGAGTCTCTGTATATGTTGGGTATGAGTTACTATAATCAGAAAGATTATCAGACAGCTGCCCAGACGTTTATCACCTATTTCAACACTTATCCCCGTGGTACTTTCACTGAACTGGCACGTTTCCATGCAGGTAAATCCCTGTTCCTGGATACTCCGGAACCACGTTTGGATCAATCAAGCACTTATCAGGCTATCCAGCAACTGCAGATGTTTATGGAATATTTCCCGAACAGTACCAAGAAGCAGGAAGCACAAGATATGATTTTTGCTTTGCAGGATAAACTGGTGTTGAAAGAACTCTATTCTGCAAAGTTGTATTATAATCTGGGTAACTATCTGGGTAATAACTATGAATCCTGTGTAATTACAGCTCAGAATGCTCTGAAAGATTATCCTTATACAGATTATCGCGAAGAACTTTCCATATTGATTCTGCGTGCCAGACATGAAATGGCTATTTATAGTGTAGAAGACAAGAAGATGGATCGTTACCGTGAAACGATAGATGAATATTATGCTTTCAAGAACGAGTTTCCGGAAAGTAAATACCTGAAAGAGGCTGAAAAAATATTCAATGAATCACAGAAAGTAATTAAAGACTAA
- the uvrA gene encoding excinuclease ABC subunit UvrA — protein MQETEYINVYGARVHNLKDIDAEIPRNSLTVITGLSGSGKSSLAFDTIFAEGQRRYIETFSAYARNFLGNLERPDVDKITGLSPVISIEQKTTNKNPRSTVGTTTEIYDYLRLLYARAGIAYSYLSGEEMVKYTEEQILDLILKDYKGKKIYLLAPLVRSRKGHYKELFEQVRKKGYLYVRIDGELREVTHGMKLDRYKNHDIEVVIDKLIVAEKDDKRLKQSVATAMRQGDGLLMILDAQTESVRHYSKRLMCPVTGLSYREPAPHNFSFNSPQGACPKCKGLGVVNQIDVDKVIPDRELSIYEGAIAPLGKYKNAMIFWQIGALLEKYEATLKTPVKELSDDAVEEILYGSDDRIKIKSSLIGTSSDYFVTYEGVVKYIQMLQEKDASATAQKWAEQFARTTVCPECKGARLNKEALHFRIHDKNINDLANMDINELYDWLMNVDQFLSDKQKKIAAEILKEIRTRLKFLLDVGLDYLALNRSSVSLSGGESQRIRLATQIGSQLVNVLYILDEPSIGLHQRDNLRLIRSLKELRDMGNSVIVVEHDKDMMLAADYVIDMGPKAGRLGGEVVFSGTPSEMLQTETMTSQYLNGEMKIEVPAKRRKGNGKSIWLKGAKGNNLKNVDVEFPLGKLICVTGVSGSGKSTLINETLQPILSQKFYRSLQDPLEYDSIEGLENIDKVVDVDQSPIGRTPRSNPATYTGVFSDIRNLFVSLPEAKIRGYKPGRFSFNVSGGRCEACTGNGYKTIEMNFLPDVYVPCEVCHGKRYNRETLEVRFKGKSIADVLDMTINRAVEFFENVPQILNKIKVLQDVGLGYIKLGQSSTTLSGGESQRVKLATELSKRDTGKTLYILDEPTTGLHFEDIRVLMGVLNKLVDKGNTVIVIEHNLDVIKMADYIIDMGPEGGKGGGVLLSYGTPEEVAKSQKGYTPKFLREELGL, from the coding sequence ATGCAAGAAACAGAATATATTAATGTGTATGGTGCCCGTGTGCACAATTTGAAAGATATTGATGCTGAAATTCCCCGTAACAGTTTGACAGTGATTACCGGATTGAGTGGTAGTGGTAAATCTTCCTTGGCTTTCGATACGATATTTGCCGAGGGACAGCGCCGCTATATCGAGACTTTTTCGGCCTATGCCCGCAACTTTTTGGGGAATCTGGAACGTCCGGATGTCGATAAAATAACAGGGCTGAGTCCGGTTATCTCTATCGAACAGAAAACTACGAATAAAAATCCCCGTTCTACCGTGGGAACAACAACGGAAATATACGATTATCTTCGTCTGCTCTATGCCCGTGCAGGTATTGCTTATTCGTACCTGTCAGGAGAGGAGATGGTGAAATATACGGAAGAACAGATTCTGGATTTAATCCTGAAAGATTATAAAGGAAAGAAAATATACTTGCTCGCACCCTTGGTTCGTTCGCGTAAGGGACATTACAAAGAACTCTTCGAACAGGTGCGAAAGAAAGGATATCTCTATGTACGGATAGACGGCGAACTGCGTGAAGTGACGCACGGCATGAAACTCGACCGTTACAAGAATCATGATATTGAGGTAGTCATTGATAAACTGATAGTAGCCGAGAAAGATGATAAACGCCTGAAACAGAGCGTGGCAACTGCTATGCGCCAAGGTGATGGTTTATTGATGATTCTTGATGCGCAGACAGAAAGTGTCCGTCATTACAGTAAACGCCTGATGTGTCCGGTTACCGGACTGTCTTATCGGGAACCGGCTCCTCATAACTTCTCGTTCAACTCTCCGCAGGGAGCGTGCCCGAAATGTAAAGGATTAGGCGTGGTCAATCAGATTGATGTCGATAAAGTGATTCCCGACCGTGAACTTTCCATCTATGAAGGAGCGATAGCACCTTTGGGAAAATACAAGAATGCCATGATTTTCTGGCAGATCGGTGCTTTGCTGGAGAAGTATGAAGCTACTTTAAAAACTCCGGTGAAGGAATTGTCGGATGATGCGGTTGAAGAAATATTATATGGTTCGGATGACCGGATCAAGATCAAGAGTTCGCTGATAGGAACTTCTTCTGATTACTTTGTAACCTATGAAGGAGTCGTAAAATATATCCAGATGCTTCAGGAAAAGGATGCTTCTGCTACCGCGCAGAAGTGGGCGGAGCAGTTTGCCCGTACCACTGTTTGTCCGGAATGTAAAGGTGCCCGGTTGAATAAAGAAGCATTGCACTTCCGTATTCATGACAAGAACATCAATGACTTGGCCAATATGGACATCAATGAGCTATATGACTGGTTGATGAACGTAGATCAATTTCTGTCCGATAAACAAAAGAAAATCGCAGCCGAGATTCTGAAAGAAATTCGTACGCGTTTGAAATTCTTGTTGGATGTAGGATTGGATTATTTGGCATTGAACCGTAGCTCGGTCAGCCTGTCCGGTGGTGAAAGTCAGCGTATTCGTCTGGCTACACAGATCGGCTCGCAATTGGTGAATGTGCTTTATATTCTGGATGAACCGAGTATCGGGTTGCACCAGCGTGACAATCTGCGTTTGATCCGCTCGTTGAAAGAGCTTCGTGATATGGGAAACTCGGTTATCGTTGTTGAACACGATAAAGATATGATGCTGGCTGCCGATTATGTGATTGATATGGGGCCTAAAGCCGGTCGTCTGGGTGGGGAGGTAGTCTTCTCGGGAACCCCGTCAGAAATGCTTCAAACCGAAACGATGACTTCGCAGTATCTGAACGGAGAGATGAAAATAGAAGTACCCGCCAAGCGAAGAAAAGGAAATGGAAAATCTATCTGGCTGAAAGGAGCGAAGGGAAATAATCTGAAAAATGTAGATGTTGAATTTCCATTAGGGAAGTTGATTTGTGTGACCGGAGTATCCGGAAGTGGTAAATCGACGTTGATTAATGAGACTTTGCAGCCGATTCTTTCACAGAAATTCTATCGTTCTTTGCAAGATCCTCTGGAATACGATTCTATTGAAGGACTGGAAAACATAGATAAGGTAGTGGACGTGGATCAATCTCCGATTGGTCGTACCCCCCGTTCCAATCCGGCCACTTATACAGGTGTATTTTCCGATATCCGTAACTTGTTCGTAAGCCTTCCGGAAGCTAAGATTCGCGGTTACAAGCCCGGACGCTTCTCTTTTAATGTATCGGGCGGTCGTTGTGAAGCCTGTACCGGAAATGGATACAAGACAATTGAAATGAACTTCTTGCCGGATGTGTATGTGCCTTGTGAGGTTTGCCACGGCAAGCGGTATAATCGCGAAACGCTTGAAGTACGTTTCAAGGGAAAGTCTATTGCTGATGTGCTTGATATGACTATAAACCGTGCTGTCGAATTCTTTGAGAATGTGCCGCAGATTCTGAATAAGATAAAAGTCTTGCAGGATGTCGGTTTGGGCTATATTAAATTAGGGCAGTCATCTACTACCCTTTCCGGTGGAGAGAGCCAGCGTGTGAAACTAGCAACAGAATTGTCCAAGCGAGATACCGGTAAAACACTTTACATTCTCGATGAACCGACTACCGGACTTCACTTTGAGGATATCCGTGTATTGATGGGGGTACTTAATAAGCTGGTGGACAAAGGTAATACCGTCATTGTAATCGAACATAACCTGGACGTTATCAAGATGGCGGATTATATCATAGACATGGGACCTGAAGGTGGTAAGGGCGGGGGAGTACTCCTTAGCTACGGAACACCGGAAGAGGTTGCGAAGAGCCAGAAAGGTTATACTCCTAAGTTTCTTCGCGAGGAATTAGGACTTTAA
- a CDS encoding DNA-directed RNA polymerase subunit omega, protein MDYKKTNAPATTVTRDMMELCADTGNVYETVAIIGKRANQISVEIKNDLSKKLAEFASYNDNLEEVFENREQIEISRYYEKLPKPDLIATQEYIEGKIYYRNPAKEKEKLQ, encoded by the coding sequence ATGGACTACAAAAAAACGAACGCTCCCGCTACGACGGTAACCCGTGACATGATGGAACTCTGTGCTGACACAGGGAATGTTTATGAAACTGTTGCCATTATTGGTAAGCGTGCTAACCAGATTAGTGTGGAAATTAAAAACGATCTTTCTAAGAAATTAGCAGAGTTTGCTTCTTACAACGATAATTTGGAAGAAGTATTCGAGAATAGAGAGCAGATCGAAATTTCTCGTTATTATGAGAAATTGCCGAAACCTGACTTGATTGCTACACAGGAATACATCGAAGGGAAAATTTATTATAGAAATCCGGCTAAGGAGAAAGAAAAACTTCAGTAA